A DNA window from Aureibaculum sp. 2308TA14-22 contains the following coding sequences:
- a CDS encoding DUF6909 family protein: protein MTTLKPTKSQESSNAIERMYTAMRHLFNRGFYKPMGISGQTLRESLLLLRPEIYGSVADVNIELDGLLYVIERLPEGIEECQFINLTSDEGYKNSHFTPIIPKKRRRNCYRIDKDQMNIEITRGRSDIYDVLTHLTFLFIESHKIKNNILIDEEGITIREWEHLENVVINNKKLSDNEREVLITHLANILGRTFKEVKKIADSFSTTKNPNKFFNCIFWMGKLALNETLLNKKRTIIFSSFLRERIGHHIYGDKWAQNIKKVLDKNALLDRPIHIISANMHSVMNSIYAPIILAKEAKEHKDVALFELLSNEVNSELQKKVKEQASKKGLIYVKDTSGTNINVQIIDTAKIDFKNSGYSFPKNLTKNNKPILIVMDYAFGEQAFETMDELLKPYSCEKGKLHHLNIESVSIMGKAGILKGGKGDIMIPSAHIFEGTADNYPFTNELKKQDLEGFGVNVYEGSMVTVLGTSLQNKDLLEFFHNSTWRAIGLEMEGAHYQKAIQSASKIRGNISENVKVRYAYYASDNPLETGSTLASGGLGTSGVRPTYAITQKILEQIFSA from the coding sequence ATGACTACCTTAAAACCAACCAAATCACAAGAATCTTCTAATGCCATTGAACGCATGTACACTGCTATGCGGCACTTGTTCAATCGCGGTTTTTACAAACCTATGGGCATTTCTGGGCAAACCTTGCGTGAGTCGTTACTTCTATTAAGACCAGAAATATATGGTTCAGTTGCCGATGTAAATATAGAGCTAGACGGTTTATTATATGTAATTGAAAGGCTACCTGAAGGTATTGAAGAGTGTCAGTTTATAAACCTAACTTCTGATGAAGGTTATAAAAATTCACATTTTACACCTATAATACCAAAAAAAAGACGTAGAAATTGCTACAGAATTGATAAAGACCAAATGAATATCGAAATTACCCGAGGGCGTTCTGATATTTACGATGTTTTGACACATTTGACCTTTCTTTTTATTGAATCGCATAAAATAAAAAATAATATTCTTATTGATGAAGAAGGCATTACTATTAGAGAATGGGAACATTTGGAAAATGTCGTTATCAATAATAAAAAGCTATCTGACAATGAAAGGGAAGTACTGATTACACATTTAGCCAACATTTTAGGAAGAACCTTTAAAGAGGTAAAAAAAATAGCCGACAGTTTTTCAACAACCAAAAACCCTAATAAATTTTTCAATTGTATTTTTTGGATGGGCAAATTGGCACTGAACGAAACACTATTAAACAAAAAAAGAACGATTATATTTAGTTCCTTTTTGAGAGAACGCATAGGACATCATATCTATGGTGATAAATGGGCACAGAATATTAAAAAGGTATTGGATAAAAACGCATTATTGGACAGACCCATTCATATTATTAGTGCTAATATGCATAGTGTTATGAATTCCATTTACGCACCCATTATACTAGCCAAAGAAGCTAAAGAACATAAAGACGTAGCTTTGTTTGAGCTTTTGAGCAATGAGGTAAATTCAGAGTTACAAAAAAAAGTAAAAGAACAAGCCTCTAAAAAAGGGTTGATTTATGTAAAAGACACTTCTGGTACCAATATTAATGTTCAGATTATAGATACTGCAAAAATTGATTTTAAAAACTCAGGGTATTCTTTTCCCAAAAATTTAACTAAAAACAATAAACCTATTCTTATTGTAATGGATTATGCTTTTGGCGAACAGGCTTTTGAAACTATGGACGAATTGTTAAAACCATACAGTTGTGAGAAAGGTAAATTACATCATTTAAATATAGAGTCTGTTTCCATAATGGGTAAAGCCGGCATCTTAAAAGGTGGAAAAGGTGACATTATGATTCCGTCCGCACATATTTTTGAAGGTACTGCAGATAATTATCCGTTTACCAACGAGCTTAAAAAACAAGATTTAGAAGGTTTTGGTGTAAATGTTTATGAGGGATCAATGGTTACCGTACTGGGAACTTCCTTGCAAAATAAAGACTTACTAGAATTTTTTCACAACTCTACTTGGCGGGCTATTGGTTTGGAAATGGAAGGGGCTCATTATCAGAAAGCAATACAATCTGCGTCAAAAATTAGGGGAAATATATCTGAAAACGTAAAAGTAAGATACGCATACTACGCTTCGGACAATCCTTTGGAAACTGGAAGTACATTAGCCTCTGGGGGACTAGGAACTAGCGGAGTAAG